A genomic stretch from Caulobacter sp. FWC2 includes:
- the rplB gene encoding 50S ribosomal protein L2 → MALKHFNPTSPGQRGLVLIDRSELHKGKPEKKLVEGLTKSGGRGGNGRIAVRFRGGGAKRLYRLVDFKRRKQGTASVVRLEYDPNRTAFIALIKYQADGELSYILAPQRLKVGDEVVTGEKVDVKPGNASPLRTLPIGTIIHNIELKPAKGGQIARSAGAYAQLVGRDAGYAQIRLNSGELRMVLDTCMATVGAVSNPDHMNQNLGKAGRSRHMGRRPHVRGVAMNPVDHPHGGGEGRTSGGRHPVTPAGKPTKGAKTRVNKATDKFIIRSRHKAKKGR, encoded by the coding sequence ATGGCCTTGAAGCATTTCAACCCGACCAGCCCCGGCCAGCGCGGCCTGGTGCTGATCGACCGCAGCGAACTTCACAAGGGCAAGCCCGAGAAGAAGCTCGTTGAAGGCCTGACCAAGTCGGGCGGTCGCGGCGGCAACGGCCGTATCGCGGTCCGTTTCCGCGGCGGCGGCGCCAAGCGCCTGTACCGTCTGGTCGACTTCAAGCGTCGTAAGCAAGGCACGGCCTCGGTCGTTCGTCTTGAGTACGATCCGAACCGCACCGCCTTCATCGCCCTGATCAAGTATCAAGCCGATGGCGAGCTGTCGTACATCCTGGCCCCGCAACGCCTGAAGGTTGGTGACGAAGTCGTCACCGGCGAGAAGGTCGACGTGAAGCCGGGCAACGCCTCGCCGCTGCGCACGCTGCCGATCGGTACGATCATCCACAACATCGAGCTGAAGCCCGCCAAGGGTGGTCAGATCGCCCGTTCGGCTGGCGCTTACGCCCAGCTGGTTGGCCGTGACGCCGGCTACGCCCAGATCCGCCTGAACTCGGGCGAACTGCGCATGGTGCTCGATACGTGCATGGCCACCGTCGGCGCCGTTTCTAACCCCGACCACATGAACCAGAACCTCGGCAAAGCCGGTCGTTCTCGTCACATGGGCCGTCGCCCGCACGTCCGCGGTGTCGCCATGAACCCGGTCGACCACCCCCACGGTGGTGGTGAAGGTCGCACCTCGGGCGGCCGCCACCCGGTGACCCCGGCTGGTAAGCCGACCAAGGGCGCCAAGACCCGCGTCAACAAGGCCACGGACAAGTTCATCATCCGTTCGCGCCACAAAGCGAAGAAGGGCCGCTAA
- the rpsS gene encoding 30S ribosomal protein S19 has translation MTRSVWKGPFVDGYLLKKADAALSSGRKDVIKTWSRRSTIMPQFVGLVFGVHNGQKHVPVSVSEDMVGMKFGEFAPTRNFPGHAADKKAKRK, from the coding sequence ATGACCCGCTCCGTCTGGAAAGGCCCGTTTGTCGACGGGTACCTCCTGAAGAAGGCCGACGCCGCTCTGTCGTCGGGCCGCAAGGACGTCATCAAGACCTGGTCGCGTCGTTCGACCATCATGCCGCAGTTCGTCGGCCTGGTGTTCGGCGTGCACAACGGCCAGAAGCACGTCCCCGTCTCCGTGTCGGAAGACATGGTCGGTATGAAGTTCGGCGAGTTCGCTCCGACCCGTAACTTCCCCGGCCACGCCGCCGACAAGAAGGCGAAGAGGAAGTAG
- the rplD gene encoding 50S ribosomal protein L4, with translation MKLDVIKLDGAKAGSVDLDDAIFGIDEIRGDILQRVVTWQLAKRRSGNHKIQVRNEVSRTSKKMYKQKGTGGARHGSRRAAQFVGGAKAHGPVVRSHAFDLPKKIRALALRHALSSKAKSGALVVLDSVVLTEAKTAALRATFDKIGLKNALVIAGPEVDANFKLAARNIPNVDVLPNAGLNVYDVLRRQTLVLTKDAVEAISARFAEKEAA, from the coding sequence ATGAAACTCGACGTCATCAAGCTTGACGGCGCGAAGGCCGGTTCTGTGGATCTCGACGACGCCATCTTCGGCATCGACGAAATCCGCGGCGACATCCTTCAGCGCGTCGTGACCTGGCAGCTGGCCAAGCGCCGCTCGGGCAACCACAAGATTCAAGTTCGTAACGAGGTCTCTCGTACGAGCAAGAAGATGTACAAGCAAAAGGGCACCGGCGGCGCTCGTCACGGCTCGCGCCGTGCGGCTCAGTTCGTCGGCGGCGCCAAGGCCCACGGCCCTGTCGTCCGCAGCCACGCTTTCGACCTGCCGAAGAAGATCCGGGCCCTGGCTCTGCGCCACGCCCTGTCGTCGAAGGCCAAGTCGGGTGCGCTGGTCGTGCTGGACAGCGTTGTTCTGACCGAAGCGAAGACGGCCGCCCTGCGCGCCACCTTCGACAAGATCGGCCTGAAGAACGCCCTGGTCATCGCCGGTCCGGAAGTGGATGCGAACTTCAAGCTCGCCGCCCGCAACATCCCGAACGTGGATGTCCTGCCGAACGCCGGCCTGAACGTCTACGACGTGCTGCGTCGCCAGACCCTCGTCCTGACCAAGGACGCGGTCGAAGCGATCTCGGCTCGTTTCGCTGAGAAGGAAGCCGCCTAA
- the rplC gene encoding 50S ribosomal protein L3 produces the protein MTLPTQRTGILAKKLGMTRFFDEAGQHVPVTVLSLDGCQVTAQRTVEKDGYTALQLGAGAKKAKNTPNAMRGHFAKAAVEPKRVVAEFRVEENALIEVGAELTADHFVAGQKVDIQGVTVGKGFAGAMKRWNFGGLRATHGVSVSHRSHGSTGNRQDPGRTFPGKKMAGHLGQETVTTLNVTVWKVDVERGLILIKGAVPGHEGSYVKVRDAVKKALPADAPRPGAFRKAGEAAPVAAETPAEEAPAATTEEGEG, from the coding sequence ATGACTCTCCCCACCCAACGCACCGGCATCCTCGCCAAGAAGCTCGGCATGACCCGCTTCTTCGATGAAGCTGGTCAGCACGTGCCGGTCACCGTCCTGTCGCTCGACGGTTGCCAGGTCACCGCTCAGCGCACCGTTGAGAAGGATGGCTACACCGCCCTCCAGCTCGGCGCTGGCGCCAAGAAGGCCAAGAACACCCCGAACGCCATGCGTGGCCACTTCGCGAAGGCGGCCGTTGAGCCGAAGCGCGTCGTCGCCGAGTTCCGCGTCGAAGAGAACGCTCTGATCGAAGTTGGCGCCGAACTGACGGCCGACCACTTCGTCGCCGGCCAGAAGGTCGACATCCAGGGCGTGACCGTCGGTAAGGGCTTCGCCGGCGCCATGAAGCGCTGGAACTTCGGTGGTCTCCGCGCCACCCACGGTGTTTCGGTCTCGCACCGCTCGCACGGTTCGACCGGTAACCGCCAGGACCCGGGTCGTACGTTCCCGGGCAAGAAGATGGCTGGTCACCTCGGTCAAGAAACCGTCACCACGCTGAACGTCACCGTTTGGAAGGTGGACGTTGAGCGCGGCCTGATCCTGATCAAGGGCGCCGTCCCGGGTCACGAAGGCAGCTACGTGAAGGTTCGCGACGCCGTGAAGAAGGCTCTCCCCGCCGACGCTCCGCGTCCGGGCGCCTTCCGCAAGGCTGGCGAAGCTGCTCCCGTGGCCGCTGAAACCCCCGCTGAAGAGGCCCCCGCGGCAACGACCGAAGAGGGCGAAGGCTAA
- a CDS encoding 50S ribosomal protein L23 has translation MAATARHYDTILSPVITEKTTLLSEQNKVVFKVANDATKDEIAAAVEELFKVKVTKVNTIVTKGKTKRFRGIVGRRNDVKKAIVTLADGQSIDITTGL, from the coding sequence ATGGCCGCCACCGCTCGCCACTACGACACGATCCTGTCGCCGGTTATCACCGAAAAGACGACCCTGCTCTCGGAGCAGAACAAGGTTGTCTTCAAGGTGGCCAACGACGCGACCAAGGACGAAATCGCCGCCGCCGTTGAAGAGCTGTTCAAGGTCAAGGTCACGAAGGTCAACACCATCGTGACCAAGGGCAAGACCAAGCGCTTCCGTGGCATCGTCGGGCGTCGCAACGACGTCAAAAAAGCGATCGTGACCCTGGCCGACGGCCAGTCGATCGACATCACGACGGGGCTCTAA
- a CDS encoding GIN domain-containing protein produces MRALTTLAVLAAAVTAAGAVQAAPSVKIKDAVARVVVIPENRSDVKVEFITTNASLPLSVRQNGDEVIVDGDLRMNRINSCNSRNGKTWVKVRGVGEVSYDNFPQIAVRVPMNVKVQAGGAVFGDIGRSDSVNLANAGCGDWTVANTRGELEISQAGSGDTKAGSAASVEISIAGSGDVTTQAVSGDMEANIAGSGDIKVASIAGKLEGNIAGSGNITVLGGRSRMVEVNVMGSGDVAFNGEADEVDVSVAGSGDIRIAKVNGPVRKHVAGSGDVIIGGR; encoded by the coding sequence ATGCGCGCTCTGACCACCCTGGCCGTTCTGGCCGCCGCCGTCACCGCCGCGGGCGCCGTCCAGGCCGCCCCGTCCGTGAAGATCAAGGACGCCGTCGCTCGCGTGGTGGTCATCCCCGAGAACCGCTCGGACGTGAAGGTCGAGTTCATCACCACCAACGCCAGCCTGCCGCTGAGCGTACGCCAGAACGGCGACGAGGTGATCGTCGACGGCGACCTGCGCATGAACCGGATCAACAGCTGCAACAGCCGCAACGGCAAGACCTGGGTGAAGGTCCGCGGCGTCGGTGAGGTGTCCTACGACAACTTCCCGCAGATCGCCGTGCGCGTGCCGATGAACGTCAAGGTCCAGGCCGGCGGCGCGGTGTTCGGTGACATCGGTCGCTCCGACAGCGTCAACCTGGCCAATGCCGGTTGCGGCGACTGGACCGTGGCCAACACCCGGGGCGAACTGGAGATCAGCCAGGCGGGCTCGGGCGACACCAAGGCCGGCTCCGCCGCGTCGGTCGAGATCAGCATCGCCGGTTCGGGCGATGTGACGACCCAGGCGGTCTCCGGCGACATGGAAGCCAACATCGCCGGCTCGGGTGACATCAAGGTGGCCAGCATCGCCGGCAAGCTGGAAGGCAATATCGCCGGTTCGGGCAACATCACCGTCCTGGGCGGCCGCAGCCGGATGGTCGAAGTCAATGTGATGGGCTCGGGCGACGTGGCCTTCAACGGCGAAGCCGATGAGGTCGACGTTTCGGTCGCCGGCTCGGGCGACATCCGTATCGCAAAGGTCAACGGCCCGGTCCGGAAGCACGTCGCCGGTTCGGGCGATGTGATCATCGGCGGCCGCTAA
- the rpsJ gene encoding 30S ribosomal protein S10, which translates to MDRQNIRIRLKAFDHRVLDHSTREIVNTAKRTGATVRGPIPLPTLIEKFTVNRSPHVDKKSREQFEIRTHKRVLDIVDPTPQTVDALMKLDLSAGVDVEIKL; encoded by the coding sequence ATGGATCGTCAGAACATCCGCATCCGGCTCAAGGCCTTCGATCACCGCGTGTTGGATCATTCCACGCGCGAGATCGTCAATACGGCCAAGCGCACGGGTGCGACGGTACGGGGACCGATCCCCCTGCCCACGCTTATCGAGAAATTCACCGTCAACCGTTCGCCGCACGTCGACAAGAAGTCGCGCGAGCAGTTCGAGATCCGTACGCACAAGCGCGTTCTCGACATCGTTGACCCGACTCCGCAGACCGTGGACGCGCTGATGAAGCTCGACCTGTCGGCCGGCGTTGACGTCGAAATCAAGCTGTAA
- a CDS encoding outer membrane protein, whose translation MNTKLFATAALIAAAVSAPAFAQSTNGNIGSVGAAVNYADVNTRAGGDHGTSAVIDGSVAIPLQGAWTVTANGDVSISDNDLSDETVASGAVHLTTKLGDTVRVGGFTVLSRPSNDTLWAVGAEAQKYLDNVTLTGLVAYGQSNDLDADLYTVRGEARYFVSDNFRLNAGAGWSRIDTNVNADLWDVNAGGEYKFANTGWSTFAKYTHAESKDLAKLNSDAVKVGFRYTFGGSLKDRDRAGADLATASDLFGFGVR comes from the coding sequence ATGAATACGAAGCTCTTCGCCACCGCCGCCCTGATCGCCGCCGCCGTCTCGGCCCCGGCCTTTGCCCAAAGCACCAATGGCAACATCGGTTCGGTCGGCGCCGCCGTGAACTACGCCGACGTCAACACCCGCGCTGGCGGCGACCACGGCACCTCGGCCGTCATCGACGGCTCGGTCGCCATCCCGCTGCAAGGCGCCTGGACCGTGACCGCCAACGGCGACGTCTCGATCTCGGACAATGACCTGTCGGACGAAACCGTCGCCTCGGGCGCCGTCCACCTGACCACCAAGCTGGGCGACACCGTGCGCGTCGGCGGCTTCACCGTCCTGTCGCGTCCGTCGAACGACACCCTGTGGGCCGTCGGCGCCGAAGCCCAGAAGTACCTGGATAACGTCACCCTGACGGGCCTGGTCGCCTACGGCCAGTCGAACGACCTGGACGCCGACCTCTACACCGTGCGCGGCGAAGCCCGTTACTTCGTGTCGGACAACTTCCGCCTGAACGCCGGCGCCGGCTGGTCGCGCATCGACACCAACGTCAATGCCGACCTGTGGGACGTGAACGCCGGCGGCGAATACAAGTTCGCCAACACCGGCTGGTCGACCTTCGCCAAGTACACCCACGCCGAGTCGAAGGACCTGGCCAAGCTGAACTCGGACGCCGTGAAGGTCGGCTTCCGCTACACGTTCGGCGGCAGCCTGAAGGACCGCGATCGCGCCGGCGCCGATCTGGCCACCGCCAGCGACCTGTTCGGTTTCGGCGTCCGCTAA
- the rpsC gene encoding 30S ribosomal protein S3: protein MGQKVNPVGLRLGVNRTWDSRWFADGAQYGKMLHQDLAIRANLKKRLYQAGVSRIIIERPHKKCRITIYAARPGVIIGKKGADIDKLRKDLSIQTEGEVHLNIVEIRKPETDAQLVAESIAQQLERRIAFRRAMKRSIQSAVRLGAKGIRINVSGRLGGAEIARMEWYREGRVPLHTLRADIDFGFAQAKTTYGIIGVKTWIFKGEVLEHDPMALDKRLATESGPAGEGGGRERGDRPDRGDRNRRDRG, encoded by the coding sequence ATGGGTCAGAAAGTCAATCCGGTCGGGCTGCGGCTCGGCGTAAACCGCACCTGGGACAGCCGTTGGTTCGCCGACGGCGCCCAGTACGGCAAGATGCTTCACCAGGATCTCGCGATCCGCGCCAACCTGAAGAAGCGCCTGTACCAAGCTGGTGTCTCGCGCATCATCATCGAGCGCCCGCACAAGAAGTGCCGCATCACGATCTATGCCGCTCGTCCGGGCGTCATCATCGGCAAGAAGGGCGCTGACATCGACAAGCTCCGCAAGGACCTGTCGATCCAGACCGAGGGCGAAGTCCACCTGAACATCGTCGAGATCCGCAAGCCGGAAACCGACGCTCAACTGGTGGCCGAGTCGATTGCTCAACAACTCGAGCGTCGTATCGCTTTCCGTCGCGCCATGAAGCGTTCGATCCAGTCGGCCGTGCGTCTCGGCGCCAAGGGCATCCGGATCAACGTCTCGGGTCGCCTCGGCGGTGCGGAAATCGCTCGTATGGAATGGTACCGCGAAGGTCGCGTGCCGCTTCACACGCTGCGCGCCGACATCGACTTCGGGTTCGCCCAAGCCAAGACGACCTATGGCATCATCGGCGTGAAGACCTGGATCTTCAAGGGCGAGGTGCTGGAGCACGATCCGATGGCGCTCGACAAGCGTCTCGCCACTGAGTCCGGCCCGGCCGGCGAAGGTGGTGGGCGTGAGCGCGGCGATCGTCCCGACCGGGGCGACCGCAACCGTCGCGATCGCGGTTAA
- the rplV gene encoding 50S ribosomal protein L22: MSQAKQPRRLPANEAMCKVRTLRTSARKLNLVAQSIRGLNVQRALNELEFSHKRIAQDVRKALYSAISNAENNHNLDIDSLVVAEAYVGKNLIMKRFSPRARGRATRVEKPFSEITIVVRELGEAA, encoded by the coding sequence ATGAGCCAAGCTAAACAACCTCGCCGCCTGCCGGCCAACGAAGCGATGTGTAAGGTTCGCACCTTGCGCACCAGCGCTCGCAAGCTGAACCTGGTCGCTCAGTCCATCCGTGGTCTGAACGTCCAGCGCGCTCTCAACGAGCTCGAGTTCAGCCACAAGCGCATCGCCCAGGACGTCCGCAAGGCGCTGTACTCGGCAATTTCGAACGCCGAGAACAACCACAACCTCGACATCGACTCCCTGGTCGTCGCCGAGGCCTATGTGGGCAAGAACCTGATCATGAAGCGTTTCTCGCCCCGCGCCCGCGGTCGCGCGACGCGCGTCGAGAAGCCGTTCTCCGAGATCACGATCGTGGTCCGCGAACTGGGTGAGGCCGCCTAA